The Candidatus Hydrogenedentota bacterium sequence GCATTCATCAACCCGGCAAATCCGCCAATATAAACATTACCTGTGACGGCTCCCGTGGCATAACAATTATTTATGGAACCGGAAGAGTTCCATCCAATAAATCCTCCTATTTGATCGGAACCTTGCACGACGCCTGAGGCGTAACACATGTTCACAGTGCCATTGTTGGCTCCAATAAATCCGCCCAACCTTCTGGTACCCATCACTGCGCCGGCGGCAAAAGATGTATTCACTTCGCTGCTATTGAGCCCGATCAGTCCACCCATATTATTGCCGGTACCTGTTACCGTGCCGGTGGCAAAACAATTGCTGAGCGTACCTTGTGCGTGGGCGCCAACAAAGCCGCCAATATCATCCGAGGTACTCTGAAGATCTCCTGAGGCCCATGAATCCGTAATAGTATTGTTGTTAAGCCCGACTAATCCGCCAACGCGCGAATTACCACTAACCGTTCCCGTGGCGCTACAGCCAACAAGAACTTCGCTATTAAATCCTATAAGCCCGCCAACACGGGTACCCCCACTTACATTAACCGCCGAGGAACAATCGTTGATAAGCCCGGAATTAACGCCGACCAGTCCGCCCACAGACGCGTCGGTACAGCTAACTTCACCGGATATAGTACAACCGATGATGGTTCCGAAATTATTTGCAACGAGTCCCCCCACAAACTTGGCTCCTGCAACCATAATGTTTTCGACACGGAGATTTGTAATGCTCGCGCCCTCGGCAAGTTTCGAAAAAAGCCCCACATCCAACCCATCAGACCGATTTAGAACTCCGTTGTAGAGCGCAAATCCGGCGCCATCAAAGGCCCCTTGAAATCCATTTGCATCGCCTAAGGGGGACAGTGTTTGGCCGGACAGATCTAAATCTGCCGTTAAGACGAAATGGGCATTTAGCGCCCGGGCATAGTTGCTTAATTGGGCAAATTCCTCAGGTGTGCTGATGCTGTAGGGATCTCCTTCTATACCACTGCCGGGAAAAGCCAGATCACCGGGCAGTGGGATGATGGGCAAGCCCAATCCTTCCCATGAAAGTCTCGGATACGCATTCTCTGCTTTTTCCCAATTACCGTCATACCCCCAACCTGCATCTTGAAAGGGAAACACCTCAAGCATGGCTTCCGTGGTCAATCCTTGTCCGCCTGCGCTGAACTCTTGTCCGCTCGTCTCAACATTCCAAAAGCTCCAATAGACCGTGCCCATGTACATGTTTCCGAGGAGCCCGCCAATCATAGCTGCAAGTTCCCCGTCGCTGACCTCGCCGATTGCATAACAATTGCTGACGTCACTGTCCCCAATATTTCCGATCAATCCGCCGCGATAATTTCCGGTACCGCTAACGTTACCGGTTGCATAACAGTCTGTGATATCGCCAACGTTCTCGCCGATAAATCCTCCCATAAAATCAACACCGCCGATGACGGCGCCTGAGGAAAAACAGCGGTTTATTGTAGACCCATTATTTTCCCCAATAAACCCGCCCATAAAATCTCCACCGCCGTATACGTCTCCGGTGGCGGAACTGTTGCTGATTTGCCCGGCGCCGTTATATCCGATGAAGCCGCCAAGATGTGTGGAGTTATCACCGCCGGTAACTGTGCCTTGTGCATGGCAGCCTTCGATAATCCCTAAATTTTTTCCAAGGAGTCCGCCCAGTTCAACACTGTTGTCATCCGCTACGATATCCCCGGTAGCATAGCAATCGCGTACGGTACCATAAGAGTTAACGCCAATAAGTCCACCTATACCGGTGGCGAAATCGCCGGTCTTCACTGTGCCTGTGCTGTAGGAATCGCTGATAGTAAACATATAATTCTCCCCGCCGAGTCCGCCCACATGTATAGTCCCGAAAACTCCGTTCGCCGCATGAGAATACATAACGCGTCCATTGCCATACCCTACAAGCCCGCCAACGTAGGTCTCGCCTGTAACTTCACCAAGGGCAGCACAATTATTAATACTGGCAACAGTCGCGTGTGCTTCAGTAGCTGCAAGAAAGCCGGCAATTCCACCGACATATGCATTCCCGACAATGTCGGCTGTGACGTTACTATTTATGATGGAACCGTAGTTCCACCCCACCAGACCGGCAACATAACTTTCACCCTGTACTTCACCACTGAAAGAGCAACTGCTCAGAATCCCCACTTCCGCTTCGTCGTCGTCATTGACTTTTATCTCACGTCTACCTATAAAACCGCCAACGTAGTCGTTGCCCGTAACCGAAGCACCGGTCAAAATTATATTCTTGATCTCCGCTCCATTTACATAGCCAAAAAGTCCTACACAATCTTGTTCAGGCCGATTAATAGTCAATCCCGTGATTACACGATTTTTCCCGTTAATGATACCTGTAAAAGGATCATCTTCGGTTCCGATGGGTTCGAAGCCCGCTCCATCGTTCCACTCGGCGGTAGCGCTTGCATCAATATTTTGAGTCAATTCGTACTCACGATTCAAAGGGAAACCACTATCTTTGCCGATTTTTTGCAAATCGGTAATGTTTCCGATTTTAATAGCATTCTGAGCAAAAAGGTTTGCAGAACTAAAGACAATCGCTGTAATCGCCACACTTAATACCAGCCGCTTCCCAAAGATTTCCATAAGATCCTCGCCTTTCAATTCGATACATATTATCGTTTCAATAGCTATTTTTATCAGTTATACCTATTCAAAGCATTGCTATCGCATTTAATTATCATCTCATTATATGGTTTCTCGATTGTTTATCAATTGTAGCGTCATATCAACACCAAGCCTTCGGAAAACCTAAGCGTCGAAGAGACGTCGCTCTTAGTATATCCCAAAAGAACAAATGGAAAGGCGTTCTGCGCTCTAAAATCTTTCCGAAAACCCTTTGTTATTCTATTATTAACACGTTTATAAAACACATATTCGGCGTTTCGCTCGGTAAAGGGCGTGAAGCCGATGACTACATTTTTACTTGTGGGTGCGAAAACCGCAAGGCGGCGCCATCTTGATAGGTGGCGTATTCAGTAACAATCGCGCCTTCAGGGGCAATCATCCAGTGCCACTCTTCAGCAGCGTTCAAAGCTCCGATTTCGCCCGGAAGCAATTTTTGTTCTTTGCGTGCGTGGGCAATTTCTCGGTGAGACGGGGGGATTCGTTCTTCCACACCCGGTGTGGGTTCCCCTTCACCATAGATATAGATCCAGCCATGGCGTGGCTGCCATGACTCCATCTTCGGCGCGGCATCATCGGTGTGCACATGTTTATGTTCGGGAATCATTTGGCCGGGCAACAGATAAATTTCATGGCCGAAATAGTTGTCTTCTTTGTTATTAAACCAAAAGATTCCGCCCATTCCCACTTCTGTGAACTTACCCAAGCCGAAATCGACGACCCAAAATTCATCGGTTCGTAAGCGGTCAACAATGGGATATTGAAATGCTTCAAACATTTCGAAAAAGGCTGCTTTACCCGCTTCTTCATCAAAGCTTCCATCCGATTTATAAAAATGCTCATTGGGGTACCGGGTAATTGCCGGCATTTTAAGGCTTTGTGCCATGACCTTTCCTTTCATAAGCAGTCCTGCGGCTCCGACAGCCACTCCACTCATCATTTGTCGTCTTGTAATTTTCATGGGTTCAGGCTCCTTTTAGGGGCGCCGCGCAACGCCCAGTCCTAGGCAAGGCGACGTCGTTGCTTAATATACGTGTATTTCAAGGCGTTGGCACGCACTGATTTTGGTCTTCACCATTTTTTTTCGAGGCTTGGTATTGTTACGTAATCTTTAATGATCTATCCTCTTATATTATCATTGTTTTTCGATGGAATCCAAAATTTCTGTTTATGTATTTCTTTTCAAATCATTATACAAGGCATAGGCCTGTTCCGGTTTTTCAAAGCGATGCACCACAGCCCCCACTGCTTGCGCCATTGCTGCGGGATCTTCGGCAGCGAAAATGTTGCGCCCCATATCTACGCCCATGGCGCCCTGATCAATGGCTTTATACGCCATCTTTAACGCGTCAAGCTCGGGCAGTTTTTTACCGCCTGCAATAACAATAGGAACAGGGCACGCAGCGACGACGGTGTCAAAACCGGGCTCACAATAATAGGTCTTTACGAAGTGCGCGCCCAGCTCTGCAATAACACGGCACGCCAAGCCGAGGTATCGTGCGTCGCGAAGCATTTCTTTACCCACAGCAGTGACCCCGAGGGTAGGCACGCCGTAGCGGTTGCCTTCATTAATCAAATAGGCGAGATTGTCGAGAGTCTCACGTTCACCTTCTGCGCCAATACATACCTGAGTCGTTACAGCGGCAGCATTCATGGCGAGTGCCTCTTCCAAGGTAACACCTATGATCTCATTACTCAATTCTTTGAGTACCGTTGCACCAGTACTGCAACGGAGCACTAAAGGTTTATTTGTTTCCGGTGAAATACAGGTACGCAACGCGCCTCGAGTTCCCATAAGGCAGTCCACATACGGGATTAGCGGTGGCACGACGAGATCAAGACGCTCAAGTCCTGATGTGGGTCCCATGATATAGCCATGATCAAAGGCAAGCATTACGGTTCGCCCTGATTCAGGGTTAAAGATTCGAGACAAGCGGTTTTTCATGCCCCAATAGAGATGGGCGGAACCTTTGAGGAAAAAGCCCGAATTTTCCATGGGGATGTGTACGCCATATTCTTTGTTGTTACTGGCGGGGGTCATATCGTTATCAGGCATGGTCTTTCAATCCTTTTTCAAAGCCGCGAAACAGCAGCGCCACCGATGTGGCACCGGGATCCCGGCTGCCAATACTTTTTTCTTTTATATGTTTAGCACGTCCAAAACGCGCCTGCATCGTCGCGGTTTGTTCCGCCCCTTCTGCGGCGGCAACAGCAGAACTGTGCAGCGCTTCTTCCGGAGACAAGGAATCCATGAGTTTTTCGGCAAGTGTATCAACGGCGGGCAACAAGGCGTCAATCAAGGTTTTATCGCCCGGCTGTGCTTGGGTCTGTTCACGCACTCCGGCTAATCCCGCTTTGAAGACAGCCGCCCAATCCAGATTGTCCACAGGTGTTTTTTCCTGAAGCTTAGCTGCCATGGAGACAAAAAACATGCCAAGAAGCGGGCCTATAGCGCCGCCGTCTACGCCGAGTATCGCCCATCCCACATCGTTCAGTAATTTTTCGACAGTTTGGGGCGCAGCAGCGTCGAGCACTTTTTCAATGGAAGCCATCGCCCGGTTCATCGTGGTACCGTGATCCCCATCACCGCCGACAGAATCCAATTCAGATAAAAGACTATGATGACCGCGAATTTCGTCGATCGCGCCTCTGAACATCGCAATCCAAGAGGATGTCGTAAAACTAACCATGGTTTATTTCGATACCCATACGGGGGCATTGGAGGGCGCGTCCCACAGGCTTTTAAGTTCTTCGTCGAGACGGCCAACACACATCTGGAAACCGGCCATTTCTTGTACAGTTAGAAATTCACCTACGAGCGAACGAGTCAGTGTAATCTGTCGGGCTTCTAAAATCTGCTTAACACGACGCAAAATTAAATAGAGTTCCATAAGGGTCGTAGCACCTGTTCCATTGAGCATGACAAAGACTTCATCGCCGGCTTGCGCCTCTATATCTGCAAGGAGGGGCTCGAGCATAATTTCAGCGGTTTTATCTGCCGTGGCAAGGGCTTGTTCGCCGCCGCCTGCCTCGCCGTGCTGTCCCATGCCGACGACCATTCTGCCATCAGCGATTTCTGCGATCACCTCTCCCGTACTTGGGTGGGTGGCCCCGGAAATAGCAACGGCAAGGGTCGCCATGCCTGCCTCTATCTTTTCTGCGACACGGGCACACTCATCGAGTGAATAGCCTTTTTCTGCCGCGGCGCCGGCAATTTTAATGACCGGCAAACAGCCTGCCAGTCCGCGCCGTTCTTCCGGTGTGTCTCTG is a genomic window containing:
- the lsrF gene encoding 3-hydroxy-5-phosphonooxypentane-2,4-dione thiolase produces the protein MTPASNNKEYGVHIPMENSGFFLKGSAHLYWGMKNRLSRIFNPESGRTVMLAFDHGYIMGPTSGLERLDLVVPPLIPYVDCLMGTRGALRTCISPETNKPLVLRCSTGATVLKELSNEIIGVTLEEALAMNAAAVTTQVCIGAEGERETLDNLAYLINEGNRYGVPTLGVTAVGKEMLRDARYLGLACRVIAELGAHFVKTYYCEPGFDTVVAACPVPIVIAGGKKLPELDALKMAYKAIDQGAMGVDMGRNIFAAEDPAAMAQAVGAVVHRFEKPEQAYALYNDLKRNT
- a CDS encoding dihydroxyacetone kinase subunit DhaK; protein product: MIMKKLINNPDNLVQELLEGFILANQQKVALAPSNLVVRVCPKPADKVAVVTLGGSGHEPALSGYVGEGMLDISVPGEIFAAPGPPRVLDALRLAKRDAGILFIVLNHAGDVLSANVAAGLAAKEGILLRRVLTHDDISGGSRDTPEERRGLAGCLPVIKIAGAAAEKGYSLDECARVAEKIEAGMATLAVAISGATHPSTGEVIAEIADGRMVVGMGQHGEAGGGEQALATADKTAEIMLEPLLADIEAQAGDEVFVMLNGTGATTLMELYLILRRVKQILEARQITLTRSLVGEFLTVQEMAGFQMCVGRLDEELKSLWDAPSNAPVWVSK
- the dhaL gene encoding dihydroxyacetone kinase subunit L, whose protein sequence is MVSFTTSSWIAMFRGAIDEIRGHHSLLSELDSVGGDGDHGTTMNRAMASIEKVLDAAAPQTVEKLLNDVGWAILGVDGGAIGPLLGMFFVSMAAKLQEKTPVDNLDWAAVFKAGLAGVREQTQAQPGDKTLIDALLPAVDTLAEKLMDSLSPEEALHSSAVAAAEGAEQTATMQARFGRAKHIKEKSIGSRDPGATSVALLFRGFEKGLKDHA